Sequence from the Pedobacter sp. D749 genome:
GCCAGTTTACTACATTTACACCCTTAACGTACCTGGAACCAATGGCTACATCTGCACCATTTACGCAGGCTTCGCGTAAGCGAGCCAGATCATCCGGGTTGTGAGAGAAATCGGCATCCATTTCAAATATGTAGGCATAATCATGTTGTAATGCCCAGTTAAAGCCATAAATATATGCTGTGCCTAAACCTTGTTTACCCGCACGCTCTTCAATAAATAAATGCCCTTCGTATTCTTTTTGCAGCGATTTTACAATTTCAGCAGTTCCATCAGGAGAACCATCATCAATAATTAAAACATGAAAAGGTTGTGTTAAAGAAAAAACCTTTCTAATGATTTTTTCGATGTTTTCCTTCTCGTTGTAGGTTGGAATGATGACTAAACTATCTGACACGTTTGTTGTGGTTTATTAAATAATATAAGCTTTTGGCCTTTGTATTTGATATTTGTAGTTGGCAATTGCTTTTAAAATGCGAAAGTAAATATTAAATATGAAACCGTTATGAATTTTCATGAATTCCACATGATTTATCCCCCGAGGTCGTCATCCTGAACTTGTTTCAGGATCTATTTAATGCCATTATTCCTCAATATATCTTAGACCATATTGTTTCCCGCTGATTTTTCAGATCTGCGCAGAATTAGATTTTAAGTCACTGAACCGTTGTTCCTAAACCCGACAGCAGCGGTAGCGCCCGATTGAAAAGAGGGACTATAGCAAATGGCGGGAC
This genomic interval carries:
- a CDS encoding polyprenol monophosphomannose synthase produces the protein MSDSLVIIPTYNEKENIEKIIRKVFSLTQPFHVLIIDDGSPDGTAEIVKSLQKEYEGHLFIEERAGKQGLGTAYIYGFNWALQHDYAYIFEMDADFSHNPDDLARLREACVNGADVAIGSRYVKGVNVVNWPMGRVLMSYFASMYVRMITRINIQDATAGFKCYRKIVLETIPLNKIKFVGYAFQIEMKFTAIKFGFKVVEVPIIFTDRTEGTSKMSTRIFREAFLGVIQMKVWSWFRSYKRESGVGSPKSGVRSPES